TCCCCGCCCCACGCGCTCCAGCTGCTGTTCGGCGGGGAGGAGGGAGCGGGACAAGACCGCCCTGGGGTTGACCGGCGAGCACAGGATAGACCCCAGCGAGAGATGGGAGAAGAGAGTGCCTGCTGGGCCAGGGAGTGCGCAGGCGCGAAGCAACTTCCTCGCCGCTGTGGGTATCCGCTGCGGAGACCGCGGGAGGGAAGAGAGGGCGCAGGCGCAAACCCTCCCCGACCACTTCCCTTCAGGTTTAGACTGGAGAGCGCATGCGCAAGCTAGATGGTCAGCGAGTAGAGCCCCGACTGCAGGTCCCGCCTTCGATGGGGCGCGACCTGTCGTTGAACGTCAGCACGCAGATGCAACTGGTTTTCGGCCGGGGGGCGCGCACCCCGCTGCAGAGCGCCAGCCCGCAGGCGCGGGAGCCTCCCTATTAAGGGCACGCGACGTCGAGGCAATAGCACGCAGGTGCTTAGCCAGAGGCGGAGCCCGAGAAGCAGGCAGCGGAGTTCCGGTTCCGGGAGCAACGAACAGCCGCGGAGGCGACAGCTACCGCTTCAGAGGAGGCGGCCgcggaggaggaagaaggggaggagggcgAGGCGGAAGGTGCAGGAGGGACCCTCGCCATGGGTCCAAGGGCCTAGAGTGGCGGAAGATACCGGCGTGGTGCCAAACTGGTGAGACAGCCTTGGGGCTGGACGTGGAGAGTGCTCAGGCGGAGGATGGGAAGGAATTGTGGCTCAGAACGCTGACGGGGAGGAATCAAGGGCCCTCAGGCCGATGAGGGGGAGGAATGGCGGCGTCGGAATACTGACTGAGGAGAAACGGGGGAATTTAGGCTGAGGACAGGAAGGAATGGAGCTCAGAACTCTGACAGGTAGGAGTGTCGGGATCCTGGGACGAGGACGGAGAGGAATGGCGGAGATCAGAACGCTAAAGGGAGACATCAGGGCATCTGAAGTTGAGAGAGAAATGGGGGTTCAGAACTCTGAGCGGGAGAAATGAGGGGCCCTCAGGCTGATGACAGGAGAAATGGAGGCGTTGGAATGCTGAAAGGGAGGAATGGGAGGCCCCATATAGAGGACGAGGAGCAGTAGGAGATCAGAACGCTGACAGTTAGGGATGGCATGATCCCAGGACAAGAACAGAGAGAATGGGGGAGGGTTCGGAATGCTGAGGGGAGAAATTAGGGTCTCTCAGGATAAGGGAGGAATGGAGAATGAGAACAGTGAGAGGGAGAAGTGGGGAACTTTTTGGATGTAGAGGAAGGAGACAAACAGGAAGGTTTGGGGGCAGAGACTGGGGAGAAATTGTGGGCCAGAacattgaaagagaagaaaaataaggggGGAGCTCTTGGGCTGAGGAAGGGGAGGCATGGGAGGCTTCCAGTGTGAGGAATGGAAAAGATGAGGGGCTATTCGGGCCATGGGTTGGAGCAGTTGTGTCTCGCAGAGGAAGTCGAGGTTGTAACACTGAGGTAGCAAGATAAGAGGACATCAGGCAGAGAAGGAATGGAATGGTTAAAACACTGAAGGAGGGAAATTAGGAATTCCTGGGTCGAGGAAGGGGGGAATGAGAGACTACTGAAGCCAAGTAGTGAGGGCAAGAGAAATGGGGCCCTTTGGGGCTGAGGATGGGAAGTATGGGGGTCTTGTGGTGATAAAATAGAGGGATAGAGGCCCTTAGGTCAGTGACAGGGAGGAATGAGGGGGGAAGATGAAAAGTTTCTGGATTGGTAGTGAGGCGAAATGATGGGCTGTCAGTCTGAGGATAGAGAGTAGGGGATTAGGACACTAAGAATAATAAGCAGAGATCCTTGGGTTGAGGAATGAGGATCTCCTAGGCCCAGAATAGGAAAGAATGGCGTGAGAATATGAGGGGTTTCTTTTCCATATATGGGCTGGTTGCCTGCGGCAGGTCCTAGGTCTTGGGCAAGCACTAATGGATACCAGTGATTTGTGTGGCCTGGGGCACGTTTTGTCCCTTCctagagcctcagtttccctcatcCCCTCAACTCCCTTTCAGGCTACTGCTGCTTCCTGTGGCCTCCATGGCTGAGGACTGGCTGGACTGCCCGGCCCTGGGCCCTGGCTGGAAGCGCCGTGAAGTCTTTCGCAAGTCAGGGGCCACCTGTGGACGCTCAGACACCTATTACCAGAGGTACTGGGTGGGTTGTGGGCAGAGTGGGGGTGGGGTAGAGCCTGATTAGGGTAAAATCAAATAGTGCGGATAAATTTATGGATGGAGTTTAAATTATGCACAAACAGTTAATCCTTATTAGTGGATTTTATGTTTGCAATTTCACCTTCTCAATACAATGTATTTCTAACTTAAAAGTCACTACTCACAGTGCATTTGTGATTGTTGAAGGATATGCACAGAGCAGTGAAAAACTGTCACTCAATGCATGTGTTTCTAGCTAAGACTGAAGGAGCCCTTTTTATTTCAGCTTTAATACtgtaaacaagtgtccttttcGTGGTCTGTTTAGTGTCACATTTTTCTAACGTTTGTATgttttgttggtgattttgctttttaaaatagtccTCAAGCGTAGTGCTGAGGTGCTGTTTAGTGTTCTGAGTGTGAGAAGGCTATGTCGTGCCTTACGGAGAAAATACAAGGCAGATAAACCTTGTTGGTTATCTGAGTTACAATGCTGTTGGCTGTAAGTTCAATGTTATGCATCAGAATTATGGTACaaccagaaaaagaaggaagtttgCCAATATGTGCACAAGGctgattcagaaaatacagaaagcatTTATGGGCTTGAAGCTATGGAAGAGTGAGAAAGCAGCTACGTTGGTGGATTCATGAAATGACGATCAATAAAGCATAGTGGACAGCATTGTTGAGGAAAGCCAAAGTCACGTTACTCTGGGTTAGGAAAATATTAAGGTTGTATCAGCTAGTGCAGGCTGACTTGCACATTTCAAAAGGCAACATGGCATGAAAAATGTTAAACTTGCATGCAATGCAGGTTCTCCCTATCAGGAGTCTTccgaagaattttaaaaatacctgttaAGTGTTATATAGGAAAGGGGTTGTGTAGAAGAGTGGTTTTCAATGCCAATAAGATTGGCTTGTTAAACAAGAATATTGGCAAACAAACCTACAGAACACATACGGCCTCCAAAGCCCCTGGTTTGAGTCATTCAAAGACCATGCAAATAGtcatttgtaaaaaatatatattaagtaatGTGTATTTAAACAGAAACACGCACAAAGCAGAAGTTCAGATGCTCTcaggaacctaaccctgtatttcctCTAGGAGCAATGGTTTTGTATTCAATGTTCATGGCCACTTTGTAGAACATAACTACCATAACTAATGAGAATCAGCATAGATGTTTATAAGCATTTACATGTGTTTAGGCTACATTAATTATTATGTTTCTATattcattctgattttttaaatctaagttGCCATTTTGCAGGTAAATATCAAATTAcaaattactttttgtttgtatttagttataatttattcacatatttatgtACTTGTATAAAACTTTCAAAACTTAGAAGTGCAGTTGTCAGGAACTATGAAGGATCTGAGATTTCATTCTTAGGACAAGATAATAGTGAATTTGTCAGAATTTTGTAGATGTTGGTAGGAGAGGTAAGACTCCTGGGTTACAGATCAAAGACAGTTTATTACAACAGTTGCAGGATCCAGAATAAGTCTCCCCCTTGTCTGCAATTTCATTTTCCATAGCTTTAGTTACCTACAGTCAACCAccatccaaaaatattaaatggaaaattttagaaataaacaattcattaGTTTTGAATTGTGTGCCGTTTTGAGTGgcgtgatgaaatctcacactaTCCTGCTCCGTCCTGCTCAGGAGGTGAATCATCTCTTTGTccatatccatatccatatccatatccaTGTTCTATACACAACCtgcctgttagtcacttagtaaCCATCTCAGTTATCAGGTAGAAAAAAACACAGTACATATTACattagggtttggtactatccacggtttcaggcatccactggggaaCTTGGGATGTATGCCCTGACGAGAGGGGGAATTACTGTATTACTATTTTTGTGCCAGTTTCCTGAATCCCAATTCCTACAGCATGACACGAAGAGGGTTGTATTATTATAGGAAAAGAACCCTGAGCTTAGAgaatcaagtttttttttataaCATTAGGACAGTAAGTATGCTTTCCCTTTACTATGgaaggagatcctgtctcttatcTTCCAAGGTTGTTGGCTTTACAAACATCCTTGGAAAGATAGTTTATCAAAAAGGACAATCGGTGTCTCTTGGAGGGCGTACAGAAATGCAAGAAACTGGGGGTCCCAAAATCAATTACTTACACTTTAATTTGTGTGTAGTtgcatttgtttatatgtttttaaaacatatttgtgttgttttctttacTTGATTATATACTGGGTACATAATGGtaacttatttgtttgtttatttatttatttattttttgagacagcgtctcgctctgtcgcccaggctggagtgcagtggtgcaatctcggctcactgcaagctccgcctcccgggttcaagccattctcctgccgcagcctcccgagtagctgggactacaggcacccgcccccatgcgtggctaattttttttgtatttttagtagagatgggatttcaccatgttagccaggatggtcttgatctcgtgacctcgtgatccgcccgccttggcctcccaaggtgctgggattacaggtgtgagccattgcacccggccagtGCTAgcatatttatatgttatttaatatatttgtgttcctatttgtgtctatttttacttACGTGAAATAGTTCCAGTATTACTAATATTATATGCTGTAAATATGTTCATCtgtttacatttatattgtttctgATGTTTGTATTTGTGTTAGTATTTATattaattgttttatgtttttaaggtTAGTTGAggtggggctgggcagggctCACAGGCCAATTCCAGGCTGCCTCCTCTATCCTGCCAGCCCTGTCGGAAGGTTGTGTGGGTGAAATGACATTGGCTCCACCTGGGTGCTAACCCATCATGGCCTATCCCTAGCCCCACAGGAGACAGGATCCGAAGCAAAGTTGAGCTGACTCGATACCTGGGCCCTGCGTGTGATCTCACCCTCTTCGACTTCAAACAAGGCATCTTGTGCTATCCAGCCCCCAAGGTACTTCACAATGTGAGATGCCTAGGTAGGGGTGGCTGTACCACTCAACACCCACCCACTGACCCATATTCCTCCTTCCCTTACTTTCCAGGCCCATCCTGTGGCTGTTGCCAGCAAGAAGCGAAAGAAGCCTTCAAGGCCAGCCAAGACTCGGAAACGTCAGGTTGAACCCCAGAGTGGTGAGGTCAGGAAGGAGGCCCCAAGGGACGAGACCAAGGCTGACACTGACACAGCCCCAGCTTCATTCCCTGCTCCTGGGTGAGTGTTGGTCTGAGGTGAGCCAGATAGGTGAGGGTTGTGTTTGGGGTGCTCTTGGACTCCTCACCTGCCTTTCCCATTCCAGATGCTGTGAGAACTGTGGAATCAGCTTCTCAGGGGATGGCACCCAAAGGCAGCGGCTCAAAACATTGTGCAAAGACTGTCGAGGTGAGTGACCCCCAGAGGATGGAGCTGGAGCAGGTTCAGTGTCATGCTAGGCTGGGGGTTGAATGTAGATGTCAGGACAGAGGCTACTGGCTTGGTTGGAGGTTGGATACTGGAGATAGCAGGCATGGGTAGAGGTTGAATGGTGGAAGTCAGGGCACAGGCAGTGAGTGAATCAGTCAGATGTCTGTtgctttctttccacttttcttcttccctcttcctccccacaGCACAGAGAATCGCCTTCAACCGAGAACAGAGAATGTTTAAGGTAAGCACAACCTGCTTTCTCTTCACACCTCTGCAGTGGGAGCAGGATGTGATCGAGCTGGTAGAGTCCTAAGGGATGATGATAGGTCCACCGGATGAAGTCATTTTATAGGGTGCTCTCCATAGGTCAGCAGACACAGTAATGGGAATTAATGGGTTAATTAATTCCTGTTACCATTAGTGCATTAGTAGACACAGTGATGAAGTTAGCAGGGGACCAGTAGACATACTAATGGCCTCAGTGATGAGGCTAATGGGCGACTAGAAGTCCTGGTGATGGGAGCTGATGTAGGGTCAGTAGACATGGGAGGACCAGTGCTTCTGGAGCAGGCCCGTGATCTCGTCCCTACCATTCCTGGCAGCGTGTGGGCTGTGGGGAGTGTGCAGCCTGCCAGGTAACAGAAGACTGTGGGGCCTGCTCCACGTGCCTCCTGCAGCTGCCCCATGATGTGGCATCGGGGCTGTTCTGCAAATGTGAACGGAGACGCTGCCTCCGGATTGTGGAAAGGGTGAGTCGGGCAAGTGGAAAGAGCCCAAGGCTCACCTCGGCCCCTGGCCCTCGTGGGCTTGGCCCCATGCTTCATGCCTCTGCTCCCACATCCCCCTCCAACAGAGCCGAGGGTGTGGAGTATGCCGGGGCTGTCAGACCCAAGAGGACTGTGGCCGTTGCCCCATCTGCCTTCGCCCTCCCCGCCCTGGTCTCAGGCGCCAGTGGAAATGTGTCCAGCGACGTTGCCTACGGGTGAGTCAGGCTGGAGGGAGCAGAGCTCATTCTGCTGTTAAAGTCGTCGCTACCTCTGCTTCCTTTCAACCTGGCCTTGCCTAccttatgtctttcttttctgcctAACCCCACGCTCACCTTTCTGGCCCCGCCTGCCTGCCCCTGTCTGCCAGCACCTTGCTCACCGCCTGCGTCGCCGTCATCAGAGATGTCAGCGACGCACTCCCCTGGCTGTGGCTCCCCCAACTGTGAGTGCCTCATGCCACCCTCTGTCTGCCTGTCCCATGCATGCTTTCTGCACTTAGGGAGTGGGGAGTTCCTGTGTCTGCCTGGTGCCACCAAGCTGAAACCACCCTTTCTGGTCTTTCCCAGGGTAAACATGCCCGCCGCAAGGGAGGCTGTGACTCCAAGATGGCTGCCAGGAGGCGCCCCGGAGCCCAGCcactgcctccacctcccccatCACAGTCCCCAGAGCCCACAGAGCCGGTGAGGCCCCAGTGGGTGGAGGGAAAGCACAACCCTGACCTTACCCAGTACCTGCCCTGACCCCACCCCATTTGCCTCTACAGCACCCCAGAGCCCTGGCCCCCTCGCCACCTGCCGAATTCATCTATTACTGTGTAGACGAGGACGAGCTAGTGAGTGGCCCCACCCTACCTGGATAAGCCTAGACTCTCAGGACGCTTGGTTAACTTCAAAGAAGCAGATGCTGGAATGAGCCTATTGGGGAACAGCAAGGCACAATAATGGGTCCTAGGATGGAATGAGTAGATAATGGAGGACTAATACGAGGTCAGCAGGTGCAATGACAGTGCCTTATGTCACATGTATCAACACTGGTGGCTGATGCAGGACTAATCGACACAGTTGGGATTGACAGAGGAGCAACTAGCACAATGGGGTTCACATAGGATGAGCAGACAGAGTAGGCACAGTGATGGGAGCTAATAGAGAGTTAACAAAATGTTGCTGGAAATGGGGTTTAGAGACATTTTCTTGGTAGCCAGTGGTGGCCTAGGAAATACAGCACTGGATATTGTAGTGGAGCAGCCACAGTCCTAATGGTATCGAGGGCCAGCTCGCACAGCGATAGTGGCCAATGTTGAAATAGCAAATGCTGAGGAGTGACTAGCCGggagtcaggaggctgagactagTATGCAAGTAGCTCCTTCTTATGGGGCTAGAGGAGCACCAGGACCAGCACTGGAATAGGCGTTGAGGATGGCCTCTCCTAGTCCTAGTTGACAGCACCACCCATTCCCCCCACCCCAGCAGCCCTACACGAACCGCCGGCAGAACCGCAAGTGCGGGGCCTGTGCAGCCTGCCTACGGCGGATGGACTGTGGCCGCTGCGACTTCTGCTGCGACAAGCCCAAATTCGGGGGCAGCAACCAGAAGCGCCAGAAGTGTCGTTGGCGCCAATGCCTGCAGTTTGCCATGGTGGGTGGGGCAGGAAGGGTCAGGTGGCCGGGATAGGTTGGGCCAGGCGCCCCAGTGCCTGGGAGTGGTGGGCAGGCttggtaggtgggtgggtggcgCAGTAGCTTTGGTTGAGGATTAACAGACATTGTGCTTGGCTTAATGAGTCTAGGTGGCATTGGTGTTGCTAATAGGAGACTAGCAGGCTCAATGACGAAGGGCTCATACGTAAGCAGATTCCGTGCTGGGACCGATGGGAGATTAGCAGGCATGTGGAGCCGGGCAGGGTGGATGTGACTGGTCAGGACACCAGGTAGCCATAGCACCCTATCTTTCCTCATAGAAGCGGCTGCTGCCCAGTGTCTGGTCAGAGTCTGAGGATGGGGCAGGATCGCCCCCACCTTACCGTCGTCGAAAGAGGCCCAGCTCTGCCCGACGTCACCATCTTGGGCCTACCTTGAAGCCCACCTTGGCTACACGCACAGCCCAACCAGACCATACCCAGGCTCCAACGAAGCAGGAAGCAGGTGGTGGCTTTGTGCTGCCCCCGCCTGGCACTGACCTTGTGTTTTTACGGGAGGGCGCAAGCAGTCCTGTGCAGGTGCCAGGCCCTGTTGCAGCTTCCACAGAAGCCCTGTTGCAGGTGAGGGCCCCACCCTGTCCTGCCCTTCCCAGCCCCACCCAGCCTCATGCCAGGGAGCTGAGACCAAGTCTGCTGCAATCCTCCCTCACGCAGGAGGCCCAGTGCTCTGGCCTGAGTTGGGTTGTGGCCTTACCCCAGGTGAAGCAAGAGAAGGCGGATACCCAGGACGAGTGGACACCAGGCACAGCTGTCCTGACTTCTCCCGTATTGGTGCCTGGCTGCCCTAGCAAGGTGGGGGCAGTGATGGATGTTCTGTTGATGCCGTAGCAGGCTGGTCTGTAAGCAGAGTGATGATGAGCCATGATGGTTCTCTTGAGCAGAGCAATAGATGTGCTGATTGCGACCTTTCTGCAGAATTACCCCGCCTGTCTAACAGACACCCTACCTCCCGCAGGCAATTAGCTTTGCCCGCTTTGCTATCCAGCTAACAGAAAAATGGAGGTCAGTGAGGAATGGGAATGGGAAAGGTTTATAGGCAGAGATGGCCTTTCTGTGTTGAAATGTGATGGAAGTAGGATTTATCAGCACAGTGAGGGGTTGGCTGATAGAGACTTTCCTCAGGCTAACTCTGCCCTTCTAATGGCTGCCTGTTTCCTACTTCTCCCAGGCAGTAGACCCAGGCCTGCCATCTGTGAAGCAAGAGCCACCTGACCCTGAGGAGGACA
The DNA window shown above is from Rhinopithecus roxellana isolate Shanxi Qingling chromosome 21, ASM756505v1, whole genome shotgun sequence and carries:
- the MBD1 gene encoding methyl-CpG-binding domain protein 1 isoform X16 translates to MAEDWLDCPALGPGWKRREVFRKSGATCGRSDTYYQSPTGDRIRSKVELTRYLGPACDLTLFDFKQGILCYPAPKAHPVAVASKKRKKPSRPAKTRKRQVEPQSGEVRKEAPRDETKADTDTAPASFPAPGCCENCGISFSGDGTQRQRLKTLCKDCRAQRIAFNREQRMFKRVGCGECAACQVTEDCGACSTCLLQLPHDVASGLFCKCERRRCLRIVERSRGCGVCRGCQTQEDCGRCPICLRPPRPGLRRQWKCVQRRCLRGKHARRKGGCDSKMAARRRPGAQPLPPPPPSQSPEPTEPHPRALAPSPPAEFIYYCVDEDELQPYTNRRQNRKCGACAACLRRMDCGRCDFCCDKPKFGGSNQKRQKCRWRQCLQFAMKRLLPSVWSESEDGAGSPPPYRRRKRPSSARRHHLGPTLKPTLATRTAQPDHTQAPTKQEAGGGFVLPPPGTDLVFLREGASSPVQVPGPVAASTEALLQAVDPGLPSVKQEPPDPEEDKEDNKDDSASKLPPEEEAGGAGTPVITEIFSLGGTRFRDTAVWLPRSKDLKKPGARKQ
- the MBD1 gene encoding methyl-CpG-binding domain protein 1 isoform X7, encoding MAEDWLDCPALGPGWKRREVFRKSGATCGRSDTYYQSPTGDRIRSKVELTRYLGPACDLTLFDFKQGILCYPAPKAHPVAVASKKRKKPSRPAKTRKRQVEPQSGEVRKEAPRDETKADTDTAPASFPAPGCCENCGISFSGDGTQRQRLKTLCKDCRAQRIAFNREQRMFKRVGCGECAACQVTEDCGACSTCLLQLPHDVASGLFCKCERRRCLRIVERSRGCGVCRGCQTQEDCGRCPICLRPPRPGLRRQWKCVQRRCLRGKHARRKGGCDSKMAARRRPGAQPLPPPPPSQSPEPTEPHPRALAPSPPAEFIYYCVDEDELQPYTNRRQNRKCGACAACLRRMDCGRCDFCCDKPKFGGSNQKRQKCRWRQCLQFAMKRLLPSVWSESEDGAGSPPPYRRRKRPSSARRHHLGPTLKPTLATRTAQPDHTQAPTKQEAGGGFVLPPPGTDLVFLREGASSPVQVPGPVAASTEALLQAVDPGLPSVKQEPPDPEEDKEDNKDDSASKLPPEEEAGGAGTPVITEIFSLGGTRFRDTAVWLPSLQGRHSGREDGCKVWETEDTVEPTSTSWNPRGWPGTHVSLSPPPASMMWVSCRRSWCPSSQS
- the MBD1 gene encoding methyl-CpG-binding domain protein 1 isoform X12, with the protein product MAEDWLDCPALGPGWKRREVFRKSGATCGRSDTYYQSPTGDRIRSKVELTRYLGPACDLTLFDFKQGILCYPAPKAHPVAVASKKRKKPSRPAKTRKRQVEPQSGEVRKEAPRDETKADTDTAPASFPAPGCCENCGISFSGDGTQRQRLKTLCKDCRAQRIAFNREQRMFKRVGCGECAACQVTEDCGACSTCLLQLPHDVASGLFCKCERRRCLRIVERSRGCGVCRGCQTQEDCGRCPICLRPPRPGLRRQWKCVQRRCLRGKHARRKGGCDSKMAARRRPGAQPLPPPPPSQSPEPTEPHPRALAPSPPAEFIYYCVDEDELQPYTNRRQNRKCGACAACLRRMDCGRCDFCCDKPKFGGSNQKRQKCRWRQCLQFAMKRLLPSVWSESEDGAGSPPPYRRRKRPSSARRHHLGPTLKPTLATRTAQPDHTQAPTKQEAGGGFVLPPPGTDLVFLREGASSPVQVPGPVAASTEALLQVKQEKADTQDEWTPGTAVLTSPVLVPGCPSKAVDPGLPSVKQEPPDPEEDKEDNKDDSASKLPPEEEAGGAGTPVITEIFSLGGTRFRDTAVWLPRSKDLKKPGARKQ
- the MBD1 gene encoding methyl-CpG-binding domain protein 1 isoform X3, which encodes MAEDWLDCPALGPGWKRREVFRKSGATCGRSDTYYQSPTGDRIRSKVELTRYLGPACDLTLFDFKQGILCYPAPKAHPVAVASKKRKKPSRPAKTRKRQVEPQSGEVRKEAPRDETKADTDTAPASFPAPGCCENCGISFSGDGTQRQRLKTLCKDCRAQRIAFNREQRMFKRVGCGECAACQVTEDCGACSTCLLQLPHDVASGLFCKCERRRCLRIVERSRGCGVCRGCQTQEDCGRCPICLRPPRPGLRRQWKCVQRRCLRGKHARRKGGCDSKMAARRRPGAQPLPPPPPSQSPEPTEPHPRALAPSPPAEFIYYCVDEDELQPYTNRRQNRKCGACAACLRRMDCGRCDFCCDKPKFGGSNQKRQKCRWRQCLQFAMKRLLPSVWSESEDGAGSPPPYRRRKRPSSARRHHLGPTLKPTLATRTAQPDHTQAPTKQEAGGGFVLPPPGTDLVFLREGASSPVQVPGPVAASTEALLQVKQEKADTQDEWTPGTAVLTSPVLVPGCPSKAVDPGLPSVKQEPPDPEEDKEDNKDDSASKLPPEEEAGGAGTPVITEIFSLGGTRFRDTAVWLPSLQGRHSGREDGCKVWETEDTVEPTSTSWNPRGWPGTHVSLSPPPASMMWVSCRRSWCPSSQS
- the MBD1 gene encoding methyl-CpG-binding domain protein 1 isoform X15 translates to MAEDWLDCPALGPGWKRREVFRKSGATCGRSDTYYQSPTGDRIRSKVELTRYLGPACDLTLFDFKQGILCYPAPKAHPVAVASKKRKKPSRPAKTRKRQVEPQSGEVRKEAPRDETKADTDTAPASFPAPGCCENCGISFSGDGTQRQRLKTLCKDCRAQRIAFNREQRMFKRVGCGECAACQVTEDCGACSTCLLQLPHDVASGLFCKCERRRCLRIVERSRGCGVCRGCQTQEDCGRCPICLRPPRPGLRRQWKCVQRRCLRGKHARRKGGCDSKMAARRRPGAQPLPPPPPSQSPEPTEPKRLLPSVWSESEDGAGSPPPYRRRKRPSSARRHHLGPTLKPTLATRTAQPDHTQAPTKQEAGGGFVLPPPGTDLVFLREGASSPVQVPGPVAASTEALLQEAQCSGLSWVVALPQVKQEKADTQDEWTPGTAVLTSPVLVPGCPSKAVDPGLPSVKQEPPDPEEDKEDNKDDSASKLPPEEEAGGAGTPVITEIFSLGGTRFRDTAVWLPSLQGRHSGREDGCKVWETEDTVEPTSTSWNPRGWPGTHVSLSPPPASMMWVSCRRSWCPSSQS
- the MBD1 gene encoding methyl-CpG-binding domain protein 1 isoform X17, which gives rise to MAEDWLDCPALGPGWKRREVFRKSGATCGRSDTYYQSPTGDRIRSKVELTRYLGPACDLTLFDFKQGILCYPAPKAHPVAVASKKRKKPSRPAKTRKRQVEPQSGEVRKEAPRDETKADTDTAPASFPAPGCCENCGISFSGDGTQRQRLKTLCKDCRAQRIAFNREQRMFKSRGCGVCRGCQTQEDCGRCPICLRPPRPGLRRQWKCVQRRCLRGKHARRKGGCDSKMAARRRPGAQPLPPPPPSQSPEPTEPHPRALAPSPPAEFIYYCVDEDELQPYTNRRQNRKCGACAACLRRMDCGRCDFCCDKPKFGGSNQKRQKCRWRQCLQFAMKRLLPSVWSESEDGAGSPPPYRRRKRPSSARRHHLGPTLKPTLATRTAQPDHTQAPTKQEAGGGFVLPPPGTDLVFLREGASSPVQVPGPVAASTEALLQEAQCSGLSWVVALPQVKQEKADTQDEWTPGTAVLTSPVLVPGCPSKAVDPGLPSVKQEPPDPEEDKEDNKDDSASKLPPEEEAGGAGTPVITEIFSLGGTRFRDTAVWLPRSKDLKKPGARKQ
- the MBD1 gene encoding methyl-CpG-binding domain protein 1 isoform X18, which translates into the protein MAEDWLDCPALGPGWKRREVFRKSGATCGRSDTYYQSPTGDRIRSKVELTRYLGPACDLTLFDFKQGILCYPAPKAHPVAVASKKRKKPSRPAKTRKRQVEPQSGEVRKEAPRDETKADTDTAPASFPAPGCCENCGISFSGDGTQRQRLKTLCKDCRAQRIAFNREQRMFKRVGCGECAACQVTEDCGACSTCLLQLPHDVASGLFCKCERRRCLRIVERSRGCGVCRGCQTQEDCGRCPICLRPPRPGLRRQWKCVQRRCLRGKHARRKGGCDSKMAARRRPGAQPLPPPPPSQSPEPTEPHPRALAPSPPAEFIYYCVDEDELKRLLPSVWSESEDGAGSPPPYRRRKRPSSARRHHLGPTLKPTLATRTAQPDHTQAPTKQEAGGGFVLPPPGTDLVFLREGASSPVQVPGPVAASTEALLQEAQCSGLSWVVALPQVKQEKADTQDEWTPGTAVLTSPVLVPGCPSKAVDPGLPSVKQEPPDPEEDKEDNKDDSASKLPPEEEAGGAGTPVITEIFSLGGTRFRDTAVWLPRSKDLKKPGARKQ
- the MBD1 gene encoding methyl-CpG-binding domain protein 1 isoform X11, with the protein product MAEDWLDCPALGPGWKRREVFRKSGATCGRSDTYYQSPTGDRIRSKVELTRYLGPACDLTLFDFKQGILCYPAPKAHPVAVASKKRKKPSRPAKTRKRQVEPQSGEVRKEAPRDETKADTDTAPASFPAPGCCENCGISFSGDGTQRQRLKTLCKDCRAQRIAFNREQRMFKRVGCGECAACQVTEDCGACSTCLLQLPHDVASGLFCKCERRRCLRIVERSRGCGVCRGCQTQEDCGRCPICLRPPRPGLRRQWKCVQRRCLRGKHARRKGGCDSKMAARRRPGAQPLPPPPPSQSPEPTEPHPRALAPSPPAEFIYYCVDEDELKRLLPSVWSESEDGAGSPPPYRRRKRPSSARRHHLGPTLKPTLATRTAQPDHTQAPTKQEAGGGFVLPPPGTDLVFLREGASSPVQVPGPVAASTEALLQEAQCSGLSWVVALPQVKQEKADTQDEWTPGTAVLTSPVLVPGCPSKAVDPGLPSVKQEPPDPEEDKEDNKDDSASKLPPEEEAGGAGTPVITEIFSLGGTRFRDTAVWLPSLQGRHSGREDGCKVWETEDTVEPTSTSWNPRGWPGTHVSLSPPPASMMWVSCRRSWCPSSQS
- the MBD1 gene encoding methyl-CpG-binding domain protein 1 isoform X5 — encoded protein: MAEDWLDCPALGPGWKRREVFRKSGATCGRSDTYYQSPTGDRIRSKVELTRYLGPACDLTLFDFKQGILCYPAPKAHPVAVASKKRKKPSRPAKTRKRQVEPQSGEVRKEAPRDETKADTDTAPASFPAPGCCENCGISFSGDGTQRQRLKTLCKDCRAQRIAFNREQRMFKRVGCGECAACQVTEDCGACSTCLLQLPHDVASGLFCKCERRRCLRIVERSRGCGVCRGCQTQEDCGRCPICLRPPRPGLRRQWKCVQRRCLRGKHARRKGGCDSKMAARRRPGAQPLPPPPPSQSPEPTEPQPYTNRRQNRKCGACAACLRRMDCGRCDFCCDKPKFGGSNQKRQKCRWRQCLQFAMKRLLPSVWSESEDGAGSPPPYRRRKRPSSARRHHLGPTLKPTLATRTAQPDHTQAPTKQEAGGGFVLPPPGTDLVFLREGASSPVQVPGPVAASTEALLQEAQCSGLSWVVALPQVKQEKADTQDEWTPGTAVLTSPVLVPGCPSKAVDPGLPSVKQEPPDPEEDKEDNKDDSASKLPPEEEAGGAGTPVITEIFSLGGTRFRDTAVWLPSLQGRHSGREDGCKVWETEDTVEPTSTSWNPRGWPGTHVSLSPPPASMMWVSCRRSWCPSSQS